A stretch of DNA from Oreochromis aureus strain Israel breed Guangdong linkage group 10, ZZ_aureus, whole genome shotgun sequence:
ATTAACTGCTCAGTCCAGAACAGTCAACATCAACAATTAACGTTATGATATTAAAACAATTGTTTTAATATCATAACAACCTAATATCATGCTAGCTGCTCAGCTATCTTTGATACAAATGTGCATTAGTGTAGCAGCTACACTGATTCATCatctgggggaaaaaacaaaacaaaaacagaaagacacGATTTGCATCCAGTggtttaaatttaaatcagaGGAACctgttttgcttgtttatctcttccttttgtcttttttcctctactgggtgtgtttgtgctgtagAACCACAACAGCTTTGGAGAGTACATTTGTGGGTTTTGTGTTTGGACCACACGTTGTGCATTATGGAGAGTTGCTGGCACTCTATTAAAGTATGCATGGTAAACCCCCTCAGCTAACCTGAATGATCAAACCATGGAGAAGAGGCCAAGGCTCGAAATACACTCGCATAACAATTATATAACCTGCTATCACAGAGCCTACACAACCTACAACATAGACTACTAGTCGGGATTCAGTGCCTTGCCTGCCTCTTAGCCAATtagtaaaacaaaaagcaacaaGACTTATAATGCTCTTATAACGCAGTTTAAAATATTAGTGGTTAGCTAGCATTCAAATACATCTGCCTGTTTGAATGCTTCAAAAGGTATGCAACTGACACTCAAAATAGCCCTGATTTGAATGCAGTTTAAATCAGTGAGTAATCTAAAAATTTAGAATTGACtgaaggaactgcagtttttggcgtTTCCTTCCTCAGATGTTCCTCAGAAGTGGCAATATTAGCATTTTAGCTCTGGCGAGGCTTATTCAAGCTGTGCAGTGGCGACTACATCACCAGTGAATGCAGACGTTTGTACGCCTCAGCCATAAAAGGCTGATGGAGTATTATTGGCACTGTGACTGGCAGGCGGTGTGGACATCCAAGTctgtgaatgcgataactcgAAAACGAGGCGACGTAGGACTTTCAAATTCATCAAAACCCATATgtgtatctactaaaaatcataaggtcagaggtcaggttttctgaaaatcttgtgctCTTGTGTGTCACCTAAGACTTCCATTGGTGCATCTACTAGGAGGCTCAGGGGTAGCACTGGCAGAACTTCTGTCTTTGCAACATCTATGGCAGATTTATAATTTGGAAAAGAgtttaaagcagaaaaaaatatgatttttttgccTGATGTTCTTCTGATTTTCTCATGTTCGTTCTGAATTGTGATCAGCCTTAGCAGGTGTCTTTttcaagatttatttttaggcaTTTTGATTCTATTTGATAAGACGGGTAATAGGTGAAAAAGACGGGGGGGTGACATGCAGCAAAGTGGATGTCATTATTAATCAGTCATAGCTGTTGTCCAGCAGTGTGGTTTGTTGTAAGGAGATGCAGCAGTGCTTTAACAGATCTCGCCCAATGTTTACTACCTCTGCTAATTGAATAAAGGTGCATTGGAGATCTTTAAATGGACCGCAGAGAGCTTCATTCAGCTGTGCTTGCTTTGAGAGATGTAGTTCGCTGCAATTAAAAGTCAATTTGAAGCCTTTTAAACACAGATTTAAATAAACAAGTGTTTGCATCCTGAGTGGCATCACACATCCGCTATCACCAGCTCGAGCACACAAACTTGCAGTGTTTTGTCAATAAAGAGCAGTTTATTTGAACTGTGCTGAGCTCTGTAGCCGGTTTGAAGTCTCTGGCGTCAGAATGATTCTGAGATGTTCTTTCACGTGCTGACAGAGGAAACAAAGTGATTAGTGAGGTTTAATGGGATTTGAAACAAGATGCCTCAGCCTGTTCTAGAGAAATGCTGTATTGTGGAAGACTAGGCCGAGTACACATGGGCATGCTTACATGGCAACTTGATCAGGTCCATCCTCAAGGAACAGCATGTCTGCTGCTTATTTCCCTTCTTAGGTCTTTAGTTTTGGCTGATTATTTTGTTCtggtttttccttctttgttaatgtcttttctttttttaaatgatgcacATGTCTGACTAGAATCACTGTAAATCTTCCTTAATCCACCTGAGCTTGTTGAATGCACGTTTGTGTTGATTATTGCCATCTACCTGCAGTAGATAATTGTTCCTGTAATTTAACAGCTAAATTTCACAGGCCATTTTTCTGGTGCATTGCAGTTGTTATCAGACACCTGTAGGTGCATTATCACCACAGTAGGCCTTTCTTTGAAGCCCCAGGTGCCATTCTGAAATGATAGGTGCACTTGTAGGCTTGTTTTATGCAATTTTAAAATGCATGCACACAAATACAGGGATTAGGTTTTTGTGTGAAATTTGTAGCTTTCCCCTGCATTCGCCTCTGGAGCCCACCTGGTCTTTTAGTTATACTAAAATAGAGTTTTCGGAGTGCTGCCTACACACGTACACAAGTtataaaactaaaacttttACTGCAGAGgcacttacaaaacaaacaagatgAAAGCCAAGAACAAATAATCCAACCAAACCTTCAAATCTTCCAAAAGACAAACTGCAAGGGATGAAACAACAAAGAATAGAAAAATGatagggtttaaatacacaagaGGAGATTAGGACAAAGTGGACACCTCACGGGAAATGGCTGAACTGAATCTAATGAGATGagggactgtcaaagtaaaacaggaagtaactaacATTGGAACATGGACTAAGACATACGAACCTGACAGAACTAAACAGGGACACAGAAACCAGATAGACACAGGGACGTGACTGACTTCTAACAGGAGATGCCgaggacaaaaacataaagactAGGCTAGGACAGACTGGACATGGCCGGTAACTTACAAAATAAACAAGGTGTTTGCTTAAGTCTCAATGTATTTGACCTCTCAGGGACACTGTAGGCTGGGGCATAGAGCACCAACACTTCCTCACTGACAGCTGCCTCTGTGGAAATCACTTTAAGTAATCAATAAATCTGTGAGGCATATAAAAGTGTGGCACTTCTTCCAGAATTGCTCCAGTAAAGCCACAAAATGCTGTAAATCATAAACTCGTTTGTGTCCTGCCtgaacaggagagagagagtatttCAGATACAAAACAAAGTGTAGTCAGTATAAACACAGACCAGAGGAGGGTCCATCACACTCGGGCACGGTACGAGGTAACCGCACCTAATTTTAGAGCACCTTCGGTTTCAAAGCAGTGCCAAAATATTCAAACCAGGTTAGCATatcttttgtgatttttgtctgttttctgtcacATTCCCTTCATGTTATTCTGGTTTATTCGTCACATATGATGAATTTGATTTGTGACGAATCCTGATCTATGTTTTCCACCATCATGACTTCTTTATAATTTTAGGTAATATCTCATAGCGGCTCCACTCCAACCCTGAGCTTGCTGCTTAGATTAGTCAGTGTAATTCACAGTACAGAGCCGATGTAGACAGAGATTAGGTCTAAAACTGTACTGCAGTGCTCATCTGGACTGAGGTTTTGAAGTTTCTTTTTTGCGCCTTGACTCGAGAAAAACATCTTCTTTTTTCTCGCAAAAAACCATAAGAAGATGCAGTGGTTAAATAACAGTATGTTAGTAATGTAAAGCACATATGCTTTGTTTGATGGTGAACGTGGAGAAAAAATGTAGTAAATTCATGAAATAATCTGCAGGCAGGAGGAAGCTTTTATGGAGCGGAGCATGCTCAGCACAGGCCCAGGTGTAGTCTACGCGGCAGATGACCCTCCAATCAGCACCTGCAAGAAAGTACAGCtcaacagaaaagaaaacagacacgTAGGGTCATTTGGAAAATGTCCGCTCCATGCTGCCACCCCTCAGTGAGCGTCGCCTGCAGCTGCTAAAGGAAACTTCCAGTCAGCATCTGCTGTTGTATTTTTTCCAAGATGTTGCCACTTGTTCattcttttcttgtttcttgttcTTCATCATTAGAATTTGTTACATAATAAATTAtaatacactttttaaaaaatacatcccggttttaaaacatttattactGACTCAGTCCTGGAACCAGAGTTTCTTCAGTCCTCATTTTGGACACACATTTTATTGAGTGAAAATGTGTAGGGACACATTTTGctggggcttcccatgatgcactgtgtgtttcttcttcactcaccttttctctcactgtgtgtttatacacattgcatctGCATTTAATcgttagttattattaatctctagctctcttccacagtgtggcttttgtcctgtcttccttcttcttcctgAGTCCGGTTccgctggaggtttcttcctgttaaaagggagttttgcCTTCCCACTGTCAACAAGTGTTTTACTTATTTGGGTTCATGTGATTCCTCACTTATTGAAGTAAACTGAAATTCGTATCGTCATTATTCTCagtttcatatttaaaataatctgcCTTGCTATAGTTTGATGTCAGCACCTTTGAATATAACCAACACttgccacacacagacacaagttCATGGTTGCACCTAAACCGATCAGTCATTGCCTCAAAACAAGAGTAAACAGGAGgaggatttttgtttgtttttaatagagATTTAATGCGGTTGTGCTTCCACAGACATACAGGTTTGTGTCCTTTCCtgtgctttttgtgtttgtgtgttaggaGGTCGTGGTGTTGAGTGGAGGAGAGACCGGTGGGCCATTTTACACATATATCAACAGACTGAATGAGCTAGTTGTTACTATGTAccgttttagctgttggagtgCTCCCACTGATATAGtctacattctttttttttcatgctcaaAGTGGAAAAAATCCCTTGTTAGTCTCTCTCTCAGTAGCAGTAGCCCTGTTCTGGTTTTGTCTGTCACGTAGCATGGAGGCTGGATAGCGCTGCATTAATGAGTACACATTACTGACTCTGTGCCCGTGGTTAGCAGTTATTACCAATCTCACAGGGGGGATGATAGGAGTACCGCCCAACCTGATTGGGCTCTAGTGCCGAAACACTAACAGGTCATCACACAGGAAGTCCGGATCAGCTCCAGGTGGatgctttgtttaagttttcCCTATAAACCAAAATGTGTCAACAAGGTATAGCTGAGACTTCTTTCAAGTCATCTAAAAGCTAACCATATAAAATTGTCatgaatttaaatgtaaatgtgcagGAAACAAAGTAAcaggtttctttttcttttcttttttgggcaGGATAATTCATGTaattcatgaaaaattaggCTTTAATCTTAGTATCCTTTATTCTTAATTCACAGTTTTTGAATGCATTAAGTAGCCAGTGTCAGGTATTGTAAGCAAGGATCCTCATTTACTTAGTTTCCTgctagttttacttcctgtgaGAGCAAAACAAGTAAATGGTCCAAGTCTCCCAGGAGCAGACACATCTCCCCAGAGATCCTACATCAAAACATTTTGTACTTTTGTACCAGTTAATTACCTGCAAAAAGCTGCCAGCTTTTAAAGTTCTTTCAAATAGTTCTGGAAatattttaacttgtaattttgatgttcttttatttgtgttaatgagAAAAATCCTCACTTGATAATGGGATGACCGGTGGGCTTATTTCTCTGGTGCATTAGTTTACCTCTCAGTCACAGGGCGACAGGAAAGAGTGAGCAGAGAAGACATACCAACGAGGACAGTCAGTGAAAATTCATATTCATGCATTCAACATTGTTGGCAAGATCGATTTAATTGACTCTTGAGAATGTGCAGggttagattttctttttttaagcaaaaCCGAGCCTCTGAGTTGCATGTTAGTCACACGCTTTGTACTGACAAGAAACAAGTCTAAATCCTCCTGACATCTgagttattttcctttttctctcacaCTTTTCCAGACACTTGTTTTCTCATTCACAGTTAGCATTTCATCCCCTGAGGCAGGTTGAAAGCAGTCAGGGCGAGCCTGCAGGAAGAggaagtggaggaggaggaggtggaggaggcagAGAGGTGAAATCCACATGCATCTCCTCACTTGTTTGTCAGGGTCACCATGTAAGACAGAGACCGATGAGGCGGCAGGAACCTGTTCCCCTCGTCCGCTGGGGAATACTTGCACCCATCCACAGAAGTAAACACTGTCTCTATGCATTATCTCGTGTGGGAATCGGCTCCAGCAAACCCTTCAGGGCTGGCTGTTTGTGAGTTAGAGATGGGATAACAATTTTGTTCAACACTCAAACCCAAAGCACTTAAGAAAATGCAGATACGCCTTTTAGAATGATTGGATTTATTTCAATGATCTGATACAAAGTTATGAAACAATAACCTGTTTTGATCAATAAAGTGTTTTTGAGTCCTTAAAGGATGTCATCTGGCCTGTGTTCATATTTTAGAGGGGACGaatcataaaaggagacagaggGCTGGCCTAATAGTAGCGGGTTCCTCAACTGAAAGCACACAAGCACTGAAGATGAGTCCAAGTATCTGTCCGAGATCCTACACGCCAAGTCTTATTTGTCCACCATGAAGGTGATGGAGCAGTCGACCGTCTCCGGGCTGCAGCCTTCTGAAAATGCAAACAAGAAGTACATCACCTTCCTCACCTTGGCCAGCTCTGCGATCCTCTCACCGAACTCGTCAGCGTCAGCCTCGTAGCACTGGACTGGCACGTCGTCCCCATCGCCCGCTGCTCTCCAAAAAACACCTGCTGGCTCGAGCAGCTGACGGGTCATCAGGTTGGTGAGGTCAGGCGTCCAAAGCTGCGAGGTACCCATGATGGTGAGGCGGCCCGGCTGGGCCAGCCACACTTTCCAGTGTGAGAACTGGAGGGACTGGTTTGAGAAGTCCAGCCGGAATACGGCCTCGTTGCTCTGCAGCAGGCGCTCCCCCTCCTGCCTTTTCTGGCCGCGCTGCTGCAGGGACTGAACCCGCAGGCGCATCACCTCCGTCAGCTCCACGTCCAGACGGAAGGGCAGCTTCACCTCTTTAGACATGCTCAGAGGCCACACCTTGACAGGCAGAGAGGTCAATACCAACTGCAAGGCTGGATTAGATCGGCAGCTATGTCGAACCTAATTTATCTCTGTCCAGACCCTCCTGTGCTCCACTCCTTTCTGCTGGCTTACACATGAGCGTGTACTACTGATAGCAGAGGCGGGTCTTACTTAGAACTACAGAAGGAGATAGAGAAAACAAGATGCAACCACAGTGCAGGGTTAGCCCTCAGGGAGCTGTGCTTAATGCTGTTTGTCACATTCGTTTGTGTCTATGCTTCCTTAGATACAGATTCTTAACTGTAACACATTTATTGCATGAAGTGTCGTCTAGATTTTGGAAGGCTGCATGAGTGGCAAAACAAATGTGAATGCCAGAAGTAAGAGTGAGGTGGTCCCTCGCATGTAATGGGTGGGCTTCTATCATCTGAGGATAAGAGGAAGGGAGTGTTAAGAAAGCCCCTTCACTCCTCTTATGTGGCAGCAGGGGAAACCCCCGGTGCTTTGTGCTTGTGTCTCTGGTCAGTCGTTGGGTCACTTTCCCTCCAGAGTTCAGCTGCTGCATAGCAGCACTGCCCAGATGAAAGCTGAGATAGAtggagcccccccccccccgctgcTATCCACACTGCAGAGACAGAGACTAAGTAGCAGCGAAGGTGGAGTGCAAGAGAGATTGCTTCCCGAAGGATTACAAAATGACTCTGTGGTGTGGtgcttagttttttttgtttcttccttCTCCTCGACTTTTAAAGGAGCTGTTGCTGCCTCTCAGAGCTCTGGAGGGGCCAGATTCTCTCCATCAGCATAGTGTCACCTCCTGCAGAGAGGGTTGACAGTAACTGCTGTTCAGTTAGCGCACCCTGACATCTCCAAGAACTCCCGCTGGGACAGTCAGTCACACGTTGTCGCTCTACGCATCATTTGCAGGTTTTATCGGAGACTGTATTCATGCTGATAGAGGCTTCACAGACACCCTTTTTGCAGGTCACTTCTGGTGTTCATAAGGTGCTCCGCTATGACTCTGAGCCGCAGTGGGATCACGGTGAAATGATATTTCATAAAAGATGAGAGCAATCACACCACGCTATAGTTCAGAAATCACTTGTTGTATCCTCTTGTACATTTCTGGATGTTGTCCGGTCACTGATTTCATTTCATTGACGAAAGTATGGAGATAATCATAATTTAAACATGTGAGTTATAGAAACAAATCAGTCTGAGAACAGTTGATGAGGAGGAGAGaacaaagctcttctttgtaccaggatgtaaacatgtttatttctgctgtctgCAGTCTGTTGGGATTAACATTATTTTGgctgtttgagtgatttccTGCAGCAGGAAGTTGTGTTCAACGAAAAAGCTGAGATAAAATATTGCTCTCCACACATATTCGGACCAGCTGGGAGTGAAATTCAAACATACAGTGGGAGCTACCGTAGACTAAAGtagaactaaaaggaaaagcCCTGGACTCACGCACAGCAGCATGTATAATAGTCTAAGGTAGCAAAAACTAAGAACTGGGCTTATCCAGATATTAATATCTGATCATATGAAAGAGTTTAAACATCTACGTAGCTTAACTAACACTGGGTTGGTGAAAGGAGATTGGGGATATGTCAAAAACCTCTGGGAGGAATTTTGCTCATTGGCATCAGGAACCAAGCTTTGCTGGACTGGCACAGCATTGTTTCTATAACAGAAGGAGAGTGAGAGGCTATAATAGAAATACTACAATATCAACAAAGGCTGTAACCTGTCTGCTGcagatatttctttattttaatcgATATCAGTCaaaaaatgttgtcatttaACTTTGGTTTGTACTTTTTTAGGAAATTTAGGTGTGATTAAGATTAAGATAATAGATGGTTTAATTATTAAAGAAAGACAGGACTGAAATACAAGCTTTTTTTGCCTGCATTCGAGTCAGTATTCTGAATGGCGAGTTATATATCAAATACATATTTACATATGCAGTCCTGCGTTCATACATGTGTACACGTGTTCTTTAATCAATTAAGTGATAACTATATGTACTTTGTGATATTAGGGCAGTTTTTACTTGCCTCTCCAGTGTGTGGATCGACTCCAGCTCCACTGTCTCAGACTGCAAGGTGGTGGTGGCAGATATTGTGAGCTTCTTGTAGATGCAACCTTCTTCACCTGCTGCAGGTGTGGTTAAAGGGACCCTCCAGCACACTGGGGCTCTCCAGAGCAGAAGGACAACTGCTGTGACCGGTTTCAGTCCAGTACGGTGGAGTCAGTCTCTCTCAGCGTGGAGAGGTAGCTGAAAGATATCAAAGAACTGTGACCTGAGCCTGGAAGAGCACAACTAAGCTTAGAAAATAAGAGGACTGTAAACTAATAAATGAGTTGCAGGTAATGTTGCTCTCTTGGTCAAAAGGAGGTCAAAAGTTCTCAAACTTGGGTTACCAAGCCACGTCTCTGTGCAGGAAACACTgctctgtgtctgctctgtgctCTGAGATCATCAAGAAATTCCTGAtacgtgtatttgttttacCTCCCCTGTGAAAAAACTAACTACAGTTTACAAAATGGAGTCTGGTTATGGGCATTTCGCTGGGCCAGAGCAAACGCAGGcagccaaaacacacacacacacacacacacacacacacagcagtcaAACAGTTATTACCTCTCACCCATGTCCTATTACAGCTGGATTTATGACTGAGAAAGCCAAGGTTATAAATTTGTCCCCTAATCCTGAACGCAACAGCAGACATGAGGGAGACGGTGGTCTCGCTTCGCCTGCCCACTCCACCATGATATTATTTGTGCTCCATGGACCAACGGCTATTTGTTTGGCTTACCTGCCCCTCTGCTCCCCTGTCCTCCTCCACCGTGTAGGTCATTCCAGACTGGAAGGAGCAGGAGTGGGATACAGAAAAACCAGACTCCTACGCTGGGATTTTCCACTTTCGCTTCTGGCGCTTCGGGGAGTGGGTGGACGTGGTGATTGATGACCGGCTACCGACGGTGGACAACCAGCTGGTCTACTGCCACTCCAACGACAGCAACGAGTTCTGGAGCGCCCTGGTGGAGAAAGCCTATGCCAAGTGAGCATCAGAGGAAGCAGATTTTACTTAAACTCAACTATAAATCCATCGGAGTCAGATTTATCAAGCTTGCACAGAGTCACCAAGGGTGTGGTTACATATTGATGTCATTAACACTTTTTCACATCACAGTGACATTCATTATTCCTAGAAATCATCCCATAACACAGAAATTTGTAAGATGTGTTAAACCGTGGAGAAAGTTTATCATTTATCAGTGAACAGCTGAGACGAGCACATTTAAGCAGGTTTCTGTCCACAAACCAAAAACACTAAAAGCAGCCCGATATAAAAGAATTATTATGTCCTTCATAAAACACAAGATGACACAAGAGTACATTTTTTTAGACTTGACTCAACACTGATatcaaataacaaaaataattttaaagctATGCAGAAAACACGCTCTGCCTTTTTTTGGTAATTAATAAATAGACATTTTTACCGTAAGCTTGAAAgcaaaatctaaataaaatgcAGGAATTAAGTGTAAAAAACTGAAGTGTAAATTTCTGTTGCTACACCTGTGAACATGGCATCAgttctttattacttttttgtgatttttaaacaaaaaacataaaactctAAAATCTGTTGTAGAGTCAAATAAGACAGCTAAGAACCagactgaaaataaaagtgCATTACTTTATGAAGGTCAGCGGTTCTTTTGTGTCTTTCATATTAAAAAGGTTCTTATGAGTCACATCTGTGGGCAGATTACTCCAGAGATCAACACTCattcatatgcacaagtttgcTCTTTTAGTCCTTTCATGGAAAAGAGATAAATCAGTTAAAAGATGTGATTGCACAGCTCGATGTGATGTCCATTTTCTCAGTATTTTGTTCGTCAGTTTGATTTTATAGATTTGCTGAACTATTTTTATTACTTACACTTAGTTGTTTAATTGTAACCGGTATCTGTAACTCAATTTTAGACTTAAATTGGAAAATTGTCAAAATTAAtaacgcaaaaacaaagcaCATCATGGCCTTATCTCTGTTACCACATTTAACCAGTCAGAAGTAACCTGTTTTTTGGGACAGTCCCAAAAAATAGGAACTGTATATGAAATTATTCCCCCTTCCTGCAGGGTTTACGGCTGCTACGAGGCTTTGGATGGGGGGAACACGGCTGACGCACTGGTGGACTTCACGGGTGGAGTTTCTGAGCCCGTGGACCTGCTGGAGGGTCAGATGGCCACAGACGAGGCGGCCCGTAACCAGCTGTTTGAACGAGTGCTCAAAGTCCACAACAGAGACGGCCTCATCAGCTGCTCCATCAGGGTAAGAACCGTGCAAAAGGTTCAGCTTAAAGAACACGCTAAGAATCACTAGTTATTCTAACATGCTTGTGTTTGTTGGATTTACATATATGAATATGAAGCACCAAAGGAAAACCTTGAACACAGCCCTCAAGTCAAAGCTGATTTTCTTTGTTAAGACTAAAATTTAGATTACAGTCGAATTTCTGGCTAAAACTCAGTAATTAATGCACTAATTACTTCACAAAAACTCTCTTGCTGTAGGTCAGAGTCAAAGATGTTGGTCTAAACTGCAGCTCAACCGGCTGATGGAGTAATTTTAGTCGGAACTTAAACCTCATCCCACTCCAAAAGTCAGAAGATGTCAGTCTCTGCTGTTTCCACTTTATCCAGGTGCAATAGCACAGAGGTAGAGTGCCAATTAAATATGCATTCAAGCACCTGACTTTTGAAACAAAGCCATCGGGAAGTTCGCACTTGGCATTTCAACAGCATTTCAAAACCCCGCTGTCTGAAAATTGTGTAATCCCCCACAGCTGACCTCCTGTGCCCCAGAGCCCTTTAATAATTAGAACGTTTTCTattctgatttaaaatccaGGGATGAATAACCAACCTCTGCCTGTCGTGACTGACTTTCCAAAGACATTCAATTGTCTGGCAAAGATAGCAGCCATCTCAGAATCTCCGAATGAGCTCTTCTCAGAGGCTCTTCAACTTTGTGCTATAATTAATGTGCGAACGAGGTGCCATTGTGCGCAACATTTCAGATTTGTGCCTGTGTGCTTTTCCTGTCCTCAGCATTTGAAGAACCAGACCTGGGTATTGTTATAGGCTTCCTGTTAGCAAAAGCAGGTTTTAATGCGGGGATTAATAAACGGTCCATTCCAGTGAAAAGGAGAAGCCATAAAAACTCATAAAAACCAGGACAAATTTATGGCCATTTGTATTAAAGTTATAATGTAAAGACGTGAATAGTCAGTTAAAATCACATTCTGTTACTAATTTGGGTTTGTTTATGCTGTTAGAGTTATACTGAAATGACACACAAGGTTTTTCCACCCTGACGGCACATAACTGCAGCTGTAAGGGACTAGTGCTGGAAATCTAGTCAACAGGGGCTGTGTATGAAGTTTCATCAgtctctattttattttatgtatttattttctggcTCTAGTTTACAagttatatgtgtgtgtgctcataTGTGTTTGAGCACAGAAAAGTGTTACTTTTGCAAGtgcttcagtttttatttgaatAATTTAAGGAGACAGAAATCGGGCCTTCAttcctattttttttgctgttagTAAAATTTATTCTTGGAACACATTTAGGGTcaatttaattttcacttaaataGCACTAGCCTTACAACAACATTCATTTCAGGGCACTTTACAttccctttgagcaagcacttgaaaATATTCAGGAggtaaaataacaaatattcACTGCAGCAATTTGCAACACTGGAAAATAGAAAGTCAGACTAATTTGAGTACAATAAATGGGACAAATAAATCTTAATAGAGTCTATGCTCAGACACTCTTATTAAGACTGTCATTTTGAAGCATAGACAGCCTAAAACATGGATGTAGCCACTCTGATGTCACCCACTCGTTACTGAAATCCTGTTCTGCAGCCTCGAGCTGAGCATTTTCACCGTTGACATCTTGATGTTTTGAAACAAAAGATGATGAAGGGTGGATCTGACTGTGACGTCGGCAGTCATTGGCCAATGAGGATAGCATTGATAATCCTTCTTTTTGACACTAAAAGGTGTTAAAGCGGGTCGTATACCAATCAGAACGTTGGTGGATCGATCCCCGCCTCCTGCAATCCACATGTTGATGTATCCTTAAGCAAGATATTGAACTCTGAATACCCTGATGCATTCATTGTAATGTGGGTGTGTGCAAATGTTAGATAAAAGTGCTTAGGTATAGATATCAGCAAGTGACTCAAAATTGAGTAGAAAGGCACTATATAAGTAGCAGTGGGTTACTGTAATTTGCAAAATGAActtaatgttttattcagtgTGATCTGAAACTAGAGCACGAGCCCATAAAGCCA
This window harbors:
- the ompb gene encoding olfactory marker protein b, which encodes MSKEVKLPFRLDVELTEVMRLRVQSLQQRGQKRQEGERLLQSNEAVFRLDFSNQSLQFSHWKVWLAQPGRLTIMGTSQLWTPDLTNLMTRQLLEPAGVFWRAAGDGDDVPVQCYEADADEFGERIAELAKVRKVMYFLFAFSEGCSPETVDCSITFMVDK